From Sulfuracidifex tepidarius, one genomic window encodes:
- a CDS encoding PIN domain-containing protein: MKPERMLEAIVDTNLIVAIIFRHHEKHCEALKEWKDIDKAYLPLVCVSEIAYFFIKNSLNLEILNEVLNDPKIEIVQNTNEDVYYTLRNKEAVKGYDDFNDLLILSVAGRLNLRYLPLTESSR, translated from the coding sequence ATGAAGCCGGAGAGAATGTTGGAAGCAATAGTTGACACGAACTTAATAGTAGCGATTATTTTCAGACATCACGAAAAGCATTGTGAAGCTCTTAAGGAATGGAAAGACATAGATAAGGCATATTTACCCCTGGTATGTGTCTCGGAAATCGCTTATTTCTTCATAAAGAACAGTCTTAATTTAGAAATATTAAATGAGGTCTTGAACGACCCAAAAATTGAGATAGTCCAAAACACTAATGAAGACGTATATTATACGCTACGTAATAAAGAAGCCGTAAAAGGTTACGACGATTTCAATGACCTTCTAATACTATCTGTAGCTGGGAGACTGAACTTACGTTACTTACCTTTGACAGAAAGTTCAAGATGA
- a CDS encoding alcohol dehydrogenase catalytic domain-containing protein, giving the protein MKALSFEKSGVDNLKVADVQKPDVGTHDVRIRVKMAGVNPIDYFVVNALPVKPMPHIAGAEIYGEVEAVGEHVRNIKSGDRVVVYNRVFDGTCDMCLSSREMLCRNGGIMSVVTNGGYAEYFVAPDKNVFKVPDYMSDELAVSMPVSALTAYHALKSAGVRANENVVVFGASGNTGQFAVQFAKRMGATVVAVSRKGWLKDFGADYLMGYENVKEEVSRVTKGKMGDVVVNSIGSSVWDSSLQVLGVAGRIVFFGGITGSNVSLDLSRVYSNYTRIIGTTGGSRLDLMEILNSCDKCKVKVWRTYPLEQGQEALKMLFDPSRDGRILIKVN; this is encoded by the coding sequence ATGAAAGCTCTCTCGTTTGAGAAAAGTGGAGTAGATAACCTGAAGGTAGCGGATGTCCAAAAGCCTGACGTGGGGACTCATGACGTTAGAATAAGGGTGAAGATGGCTGGAGTGAACCCAATAGATTACTTTGTAGTGAATGCCCTCCCTGTGAAACCCATGCCCCACATAGCTGGGGCCGAGATTTACGGAGAAGTTGAAGCTGTGGGAGAACACGTGAGAAACATCAAGAGCGGAGACCGTGTTGTGGTGTATAACAGGGTTTTCGACGGAACCTGCGACATGTGTCTATCGTCAAGGGAAATGCTGTGTAGGAACGGAGGCATAATGAGCGTGGTGACGAACGGAGGTTACGCTGAGTACTTCGTGGCTCCAGATAAAAACGTCTTCAAAGTGCCCGATTACATGAGCGACGAGCTAGCAGTGAGCATGCCCGTCTCTGCCCTCACCGCGTATCACGCGCTCAAGTCTGCAGGTGTCAGGGCGAACGAGAATGTAGTGGTTTTCGGAGCTTCCGGGAACACGGGTCAGTTCGCAGTTCAATTCGCCAAGAGGATGGGTGCCACAGTAGTGGCAGTGAGCAGGAAGGGTTGGTTAAAAGACTTCGGTGCAGACTACTTGATGGGGTACGAAAACGTAAAGGAAGAGGTATCCAGAGTAACCAAAGGTAAAATGGGGGACGTTGTCGTCAACTCTATTGGATCTTCCGTGTGGGATTCCAGCCTTCAAGTGTTGGGAGTCGCGGGGAGGATTGTGTTCTTCGGAGGGATCACAGGTTCTAACGTTAGTTTAGATCTCTCTCGTGTATACAGCAACTATACGAGGATAATAGGCACTACAGGAGGTTCGAGGCTCGACCTAATGGAAATATTGAACAGTTGCGATAAATGCAAAGTTAAGGTATGGAGGACTTATCCCTTAGAACAAGGTCAAGAGGCCCTCAAAATGTTATTTGACCCTTCGAGAGACGGCAGGATATTGATCAAGGTAAACTAA
- a CDS encoding dTDP-4-dehydrorhamnose 3,5-epimerase family protein, which yields MGEIVKSTEIEGLVFERNHFFDTGEGSRILIPSEGSLFTTIVYHAPKKNDEWSYPFFALHLSGDDKLTYINPPLNGGKIIGEFVDCRANSPTLHKRIRIEFDADPDVSLKIPAGVAHLFMNLAGVVTRNEPVLRWDPEPDKLFSPIADILNVSANAKDEEFPVVRPHRYVVPLSYHQYIASLHRKWSERVKVYPVRLVIKDKSYYIIPKEYGSNYVSKFTSNLSKNSI from the coding sequence TTGGGCGAGATTGTTAAGTCTACTGAAATAGAAGGACTAGTCTTTGAAAGAAATCATTTTTTTGATACCGGTGAAGGAAGCAGGATTCTCATACCTTCAGAAGGTTCATTATTTACCACTATAGTTTATCACGCGCCGAAAAAGAATGACGAATGGAGTTATCCCTTTTTCGCACTTCACCTTTCCGGAGACGATAAGCTAACTTACATTAATCCTCCCTTGAACGGTGGAAAAATTATAGGAGAGTTCGTAGATTGTAGAGCTAATTCTCCAACCTTACATAAACGAATTAGAATAGAATTTGATGCGGATCCAGACGTTTCATTAAAAATACCTGCAGGAGTAGCTCATCTATTCATGAATCTAGCAGGAGTTGTAACTAGAAATGAACCAGTATTAAGATGGGATCCAGAGCCAGATAAGTTGTTTTCACCTATTGCTGACATATTGAACGTCTCAGCCAACGCAAAAGACGAAGAGTTTCCTGTGGTGAGGCCTCATCGGTATGTGGTTCCATTGAGTTACCATCAGTACATAGCTAGCCTTCATAGAAAGTGGAGCGAAAGAGTAAAGGTTTATCCCGTAAGACTTGTGATAAAAGACAAAAGTTATTACATTATCCCAAAGGAATACGGATCTAATTATGTCTCTAAGTTTACCTCTAATTTGTCAAAAAATTCCATATAG
- a CDS encoding tetratricopeptide repeat protein, producing MNITDGISLFNQNKYREALSFFEEYVKENPGDGRAYYYIGMIYDGRNKERIAIGYYKRALELGLKDKELISCLLSLSSSLRKVGEYEEPLKYLEKAEELGSRDPFLYYVRSLCLMKLGRIKEAEENIEIAIKLNPKAIIYRRIKNEILKIYSK from the coding sequence ATGAATATAACCGATGGAATCTCTCTTTTTAATCAAAATAAATACAGAGAGGCTCTCTCATTCTTTGAAGAATACGTAAAGGAGAACCCTGGTGATGGTAGAGCATATTATTATATCGGTATGATTTATGACGGAAGAAATAAGGAGAGAATAGCAATAGGATACTATAAGAGAGCTCTAGAGTTGGGTCTGAAGGACAAGGAGTTAATTAGTTGTCTGCTTAGCCTATCAAGTTCCTTAAGGAAAGTAGGAGAATATGAGGAGCCACTCAAATACCTTGAGAAGGCGGAAGAGTTAGGGAGCAGAGATCCTTTCCTTTACTATGTGAGGTCGTTATGTTTGATGAAGCTAGGCAGGATAAAAGAGGCTGAGGAAAACATAGAAATCGCAATTAAGTTAAATCCTAAAGCGATCATATATAGAAGAATAAAAAATGAAATACTAAAAATATATAGTAAATAA
- a CDS encoding ATP-binding protein gives MSLISQMSFQNPWWIDVKRIYDDDQVRKVLSSNPRFVIPPSEQSALIVGPRQVGKTTYMKTTIMSLLEKGVEPKKIFFFSCDSLKDKEDLISLLSQYRSLINQEGGFIFLDEITFVREWNVGLLHLFNGGYFKDSLVYVSGSSSVSLKKETLPGRPLMKVSFLPLNFRMFFDIFFKKSLNVGASNVLDMKGLQANAMKLVPYLGELNKALFEYLKRGGIFATNYVDGDPLYSLYETYKDAVLSDLAKLGKDERIFKEIVEKVIDSYGSRISENTIARDTSIGSHSTVSNYLDLTENLFMLRVFRKIEGNKVNNKSFKKIYFTDPFIYRVMKRYTKGLGDMEEGEIPHVIEGVVGEHLAREYNGVGYTFFKGGREVDFVVQGIGIEVKWGKGNFTDLRMEKGYILTFDEMEFGDKKIVLPLSIFLYLVSSKKIFYEL, from the coding sequence ATGTCCCTAATATCGCAGATGAGCTTTCAGAACCCGTGGTGGATAGACGTAAAGAGAATTTATGATGACGACCAAGTGAGGAAAGTCCTCTCCTCGAACCCGAGGTTTGTAATACCCCCTTCAGAGCAGAGTGCCCTCATTGTGGGACCTAGGCAGGTGGGGAAAACGACTTACATGAAGACGACCATAATGAGCCTCCTTGAGAAAGGTGTTGAACCCAAGAAGATATTTTTCTTTTCTTGTGATTCCCTGAAGGACAAGGAAGATCTCATATCTCTACTGTCACAGTACAGATCGCTCATCAACCAAGAGGGAGGGTTCATCTTCCTGGACGAAATAACTTTCGTGAGGGAGTGGAACGTTGGGTTACTCCATCTATTCAACGGAGGTTATTTCAAAGACTCCTTGGTGTATGTGAGCGGGTCCTCGTCTGTGTCCCTAAAGAAGGAGACTCTTCCTGGAAGACCCTTGATGAAAGTGTCCTTTCTTCCATTAAACTTTAGAATGTTCTTTGACATATTTTTCAAGAAAAGTCTGAACGTGGGTGCGTCCAACGTCCTTGACATGAAAGGTCTTCAAGCTAATGCGATGAAGCTAGTCCCGTACTTGGGTGAGCTCAACAAAGCCTTATTCGAGTACTTGAAGAGAGGGGGAATTTTCGCGACTAATTACGTCGATGGCGATCCTTTGTATTCCCTCTATGAGACCTATAAGGACGCAGTGTTGAGCGACCTAGCTAAACTGGGCAAGGACGAGAGGATATTCAAGGAAATAGTCGAGAAGGTCATAGACTCTTACGGCTCTAGGATCTCTGAGAACACGATAGCGAGAGACACATCGATAGGATCTCATAGCACAGTGTCAAACTACTTGGACCTGACTGAGAACCTCTTCATGTTGAGGGTCTTCCGAAAGATAGAGGGAAACAAAGTAAACAACAAGTCGTTCAAGAAGATATACTTCACCGACCCGTTCATCTATAGGGTAATGAAGAGATACACAAAGGGACTGGGCGACATGGAAGAGGGAGAAATCCCCCACGTGATAGAGGGCGTGGTTGGTGAGCACTTAGCTAGAGAATACAATGGCGTGGGGTACACTTTCTTTAAAGGTGGAAGGGAAGTGGATTTCGTAGTGCAAGGTATCGGGATAGAGGTCAAGTGGGGGAAGGGAAATTTCACGGACTTAAGGATGGAAAAAGGATACATACTCACGTTTGACGAGATGGAGTTCGGCGATAAGAAAATCGTGTTGCCCTTGTCAATATTTCTCTACTTAGTATCATCAAAAAAGATATTTTATGAATTATAG
- a CDS encoding AbrB/MazE/SpoVT family DNA-binding domain-containing protein, whose translation MEEVEVTRNYQTAIPYEARRKLGIEVVDKLIVTVEGDKMIIQKKKGDIASLNLTLGKKITDEEIDNINEAGENVGSNS comes from the coding sequence ATGGAAGAGGTTGAGGTGACAAGAAACTATCAAACCGCAATACCTTACGAAGCTAGACGAAAGCTCGGCATAGAGGTCGTAGACAAGTTGATAGTGACAGTTGAGGGTGATAAGATGATAATTCAGAAGAAGAAGGGGGACATAGCATCCCTTAACCTTACGTTGGGTAAGAAAATAACTGATGAGGAGATCGACAATATAAATGAAGCCGGAGAGAATGTTGGAAGCAATAGTTGA
- a CDS encoding DMT family transporter — MNIAKYLIPYIIFSTLAFYFAKDGVEHSSPVFFMGIRYVIAGLPLLLFVRKMVINKDTVVLALLTSISSVLWGYGLVYVSPSESAVLSYSMPIFSLPIALLLIKEIPQKEEIVGLAVASLGLGIYSIPLMRGFQLEGAVLTLANAFFWASYTVYYRKMKDMDPMVVNTSQLLIGGLMILVVSPLFGTQIAFTVNEVGDLLFVSTFGGSVTFLLWNMMMKYEKVNKVTVASYSIPIFTTVLQSLTSYSLPSSYSVSGLTLMTLGIGVSRLKGGIGKVKPKKRLGQVHRPT, encoded by the coding sequence ATGAATATAGCAAAATATTTAATCCCTTATATAATTTTTTCTACTTTAGCTTTTTACTTCGCTAAGGATGGTGTGGAACACTCTTCACCCGTTTTCTTCATGGGGATCAGGTACGTGATAGCCGGACTCCCTCTCCTCCTCTTTGTTAGAAAGATGGTAATAAACAAGGACACTGTGGTTTTAGCTCTCCTCACTTCAATAAGCTCAGTGCTCTGGGGTTACGGTCTGGTTTACGTTTCTCCCAGCGAGTCTGCGGTCTTGAGCTACTCAATGCCGATCTTCTCTTTACCGATAGCTCTCCTCCTGATAAAGGAGATACCTCAGAAGGAGGAAATAGTCGGACTCGCAGTAGCGTCTCTAGGTCTGGGAATTTACAGCATACCCTTAATGAGAGGTTTCCAGCTGGAAGGGGCTGTCCTCACGTTAGCTAACGCGTTCTTCTGGGCTTCCTATACTGTTTATTACAGGAAAATGAAGGACATGGATCCCATGGTAGTCAACACGTCTCAGCTCCTCATAGGCGGGCTTATGATACTCGTGGTTTCTCCATTGTTTGGGACTCAGATCGCCTTCACTGTCAACGAGGTAGGGGACCTGCTCTTCGTGAGCACCTTTGGAGGGTCAGTGACATTTCTCCTCTGGAACATGATGATGAAGTATGAAAAGGTGAATAAGGTCACTGTGGCTAGCTACTCTATTCCAATTTTCACTACTGTCCTCCAGTCACTCACGTCCTACAGCTTGCCTTCATCTTACTCCGTCTCTGGGCTCACCTTAATGACGCTAGGAATAGGAGTGTCAAGGTTAAAGGGAGGAATAGGAAAGGTGAAGCCGAAGAAGAGACTAGGACAAGTTCACAGACCTACGTGA